A stretch of the Microcoleus sp. FACHB-672 genome encodes the following:
- a CDS encoding metal-binding protein — protein MPSGRTHDRITLWTLPVVAGLTFAQTRSGNLTLLVAGGFFFSGLMFGPDLDIYSRQFQRWGWLRWIWLPYQNSLRHRSFLSHGPLIGSALRLLYLAGCVGIVVMLGLLAGQQFWGWSWTWDMVADFLLQSLKLYYAEWIALYIGLELGSMSHYLSDWVGSAYKRIKKYGLMGWLFSATSSKKNRRPASENKRRQTKGKSKI, from the coding sequence ATGCCCTCTGGTCGCACCCATGACCGTATTACCTTGTGGACTTTGCCGGTGGTTGCCGGCCTGACGTTCGCGCAAACCCGGAGTGGTAATCTCACCTTGCTGGTTGCCGGTGGCTTTTTCTTCAGCGGCCTGATGTTTGGCCCAGATTTGGACATTTACTCACGGCAGTTCCAGCGTTGGGGATGGCTGCGTTGGATTTGGTTGCCTTATCAAAACAGTTTGCGCCATCGGTCATTTTTGTCTCATGGCCCACTAATTGGATCTGCGCTGCGGCTGCTTTATCTGGCCGGCTGTGTGGGGATTGTGGTAATGTTGGGGTTATTAGCCGGTCAGCAGTTTTGGGGTTGGTCTTGGACTTGGGACATGGTTGCTGACTTTCTTCTACAATCACTCAAACTTTATTATGCTGAATGGATTGCGCTTTATATCGGGCTGGAATTAGGCTCGATGAGTCACTATCTCAGTGATTGGGTCGGTTCAGCTTATAAGCGGATTAAGAAGTATGGGCTGATGGGCTGGCTGTTTTCTGCTACGAGTTCTAAAAAAAACCGCCGTCCTGCTAGTGAGAATAAGCGCCGGCAAACTAAAGGTAAGTCTAAAATTTAA
- the mazG gene encoding nucleoside triphosphate pyrophosphohydrolase has protein sequence MSSPQTPEPAASDSAALTALQKLIEVVAKLRSPEGGCPWDLEQTPQTLIPYVIEEAYEVVDAIRSGEKKAIAEELGDLLLQVVLQAQIASESGDFTMAEVAAGITEKLIRRHPHVFGDVEVNSVDEVRQNWEEIKATEKGETAESQIFSSKLSRYAKTLPPLMAGMKISQKAAGVGFEWENIEGVWEKFQEELGEFKYAIEHEDKAHQQAELGDILFVLINLGRWYDLDPAEALQETNLRFIQRFSKMEIFADRPLTDYTLDELEAMWQQAKAQLAKQKQERDNSGE, from the coding sequence ATGTCTAGCCCACAAACACCCGAACCGGCTGCATCTGATTCCGCTGCCCTTACAGCTTTGCAAAAGCTGATTGAAGTTGTTGCAAAGTTGCGATCTCCTGAAGGCGGTTGTCCCTGGGATTTAGAGCAAACACCTCAAACCTTGATTCCTTATGTGATTGAAGAAGCTTATGAGGTGGTAGATGCAATTCGCAGTGGCGAGAAGAAGGCAATTGCCGAAGAATTAGGCGATTTACTGTTGCAAGTGGTGCTACAAGCGCAAATTGCCAGTGAGTCTGGTGATTTCACAATGGCTGAAGTAGCCGCCGGCATCACAGAAAAATTAATTCGCCGGCATCCTCATGTATTTGGTGATGTAGAAGTTAACAGCGTTGATGAAGTTCGTCAAAATTGGGAGGAAATCAAAGCAACTGAAAAAGGAGAAACCGCAGAATCACAAATATTTTCCTCAAAACTAAGCCGGTATGCGAAAACGTTGCCGCCGTTGATGGCAGGAATGAAGATTTCTCAAAAAGCTGCTGGTGTTGGGTTTGAGTGGGAAAATATTGAGGGGGTTTGGGAGAAGTTTCAGGAGGAGTTAGGGGAATTTAAATACGCCATTGAACATGAAGATAAAGCCCATCAGCAGGCAGAATTAGGGGATATTCTATTTGTCTTGATTAATTTAGGCCGGTGGTATGATTTAGATCCGGCTGAGGCTTTACAGGAAACTAATTTGCGGTTTATTCAGCGCTTTTCAAAAATGGAAATCTTTGCAGATCGACCGCTAACAGATTATACCTTAGATGAGTTAGAAGCAATGTGGCAGCAGGCAAAAGCTCAGTTGGCAAAGCAGAAGCAGGAAAGGGATAATTCGGGCGAGTAA
- a CDS encoding NACHT domain-containing protein: MAGHTIQASPEGIQTIRKTLKRKKQSQTYLAGAAGCSRQTIWSLLKGNPIDGEFFMEICSQLSLNWEEIAQAELAEEVQEFGNNLDALVREVREKIKPRTIEQCGTMQVLDMTESIGLNDIYTSVNILEKITGRRGIEINKLMQGFDPEKENFDRVGFGRISETQVPGLEAVKRYSKLMVLGKPGAGKTTFLKYLALQCIGGDFLRDRVPAFITLKDFAETDSQPGLIEFIIQKFAESGVTETQTVELLKQGMAFLLLDGLDEVREEDASRVIKQVENFSERYSMNHVAITCRIAAREHTFQRFKEVEVADFNDEQIKIFVSKWFQAKKLSLVEQFMKELEEHEPIRELATNPLLLTYYVWNLKIQVIFQMIVQSYTKGQPILY, translated from the coding sequence ATGGCAGGGCACACAATCCAGGCATCTCCCGAAGGCATCCAAACAATCAGAAAAACTCTCAAACGCAAGAAACAGTCACAAACTTATCTAGCTGGTGCGGCGGGCTGCTCTCGGCAGACTATTTGGAGTTTGTTAAAAGGCAATCCAATTGATGGCGAATTTTTTATGGAAATTTGCTCTCAGCTTAGTTTGAATTGGGAGGAGATTGCTCAAGCTGAACTTGCTGAAGAGGTACAGGAATTTGGTAATAATCTCGATGCCTTGGTGCGAGAGGTGCGAGAAAAGATCAAACCTAGAACCATCGAGCAATGTGGCACTATGCAGGTGCTGGACATGACTGAATCGATTGGGTTAAATGATATCTACACCAGCGTCAACATTTTGGAGAAAATCACTGGACGCCGAGGCATTGAAATTAATAAATTGATGCAAGGCTTTGATCCCGAAAAAGAAAACTTTGACCGTGTTGGATTTGGCAGAATTTCTGAAACACAAGTACCCGGACTAGAAGCAGTGAAGCGTTACTCTAAGCTAATGGTTTTGGGTAAACCAGGAGCGGGTAAAACTACTTTTTTGAAATATCTGGCCCTTCAGTGCATTGGTGGGGATTTTCTACGGGATCGAGTGCCGGCTTTTATCACCCTCAAGGATTTTGCCGAGACTGATTCTCAGCCTGGATTAATTGAATTCATCATCCAGAAATTCGCTGAGAGCGGGGTGACAGAAACTCAAACTGTTGAATTGCTAAAGCAGGGGATGGCATTTCTTTTGCTCGATGGCTTGGATGAAGTTAGAGAAGAGGATGCGAGTCGAGTCATCAAGCAAGTTGAGAATTTTTCAGAACGCTATTCCATGAATCATGTTGCAATTACCTGCCGAATAGCGGCACGAGAACATACTTTTCAACGATTCAAAGAAGTGGAAGTTGCAGATTTTAATGATGAGCAAATAAAAATATTTGTTAGCAAATGGTTTCAGGCAAAAAAGTTAAGCTTGGTTGAGCAATTCATGAAAGAATTAGAGGAACATGAACCAATTAGAGAATTGGCAACTAATCCTCTGCTACTAACTTACTATGTTTGGAATTTGAAGATTCAGGTGATTTTCCAAATGATCGTGCAGAGTTATACAAAAGGGCAACCCATACTCTACTGA
- a CDS encoding NACHT domain-containing protein, with product MEFEDSGDFPNDRAELYKRATHTLLRKWDTKRGIKRDQVYKNLPSNRKEDLLSQVALITFERKDYFFKQRDAERYITDYIRNLQDAKTDPEALQLDSEVVLKSIESQHGLLVERARGIYSFSHLTFQEYFAARKIVSSCNPDSLDDKSLQGLASHITEHRWREVFLLTLGMLPNAESLLLLMKQQVDTILADDEKLQRFLMWVNQKSLVVDKCYDQTAVRVFYLCLEYVYNFNIFSADNFIELADYFGVQNFNNNYYGTDDNRFIDHNCYELLFYENISNFSPNSALADSIEFILDDDIEPQLKQSLRELRDELADPNQDQEKFQEWWQSNRQTWIDKVRKIMIEYRNIGHDWQLKLEDFKLLDQYYDANLLLVKCLNSDCVVSPEVRQEIDDTLLLPIAEIEKRKNRR from the coding sequence TTGGAATTTGAAGATTCAGGTGATTTTCCAAATGATCGTGCAGAGTTATACAAAAGGGCAACCCATACTCTACTGAGAAAATGGGACACTAAGCGTGGAATTAAGCGCGATCAGGTTTATAAAAACCTACCTTCCAACCGAAAGGAAGATTTACTTAGTCAAGTTGCATTGATTACCTTTGAACGTAAAGATTACTTTTTCAAGCAGAGAGATGCTGAGCGATATATTACTGATTACATTCGTAACTTACAAGATGCTAAAACCGATCCAGAAGCTTTGCAACTAGATAGTGAAGTAGTGCTGAAATCCATTGAATCGCAACATGGGCTACTGGTAGAAAGGGCAAGAGGCATTTATTCTTTTTCTCATCTCACATTTCAGGAGTATTTCGCAGCACGAAAGATTGTCAGCAGTTGTAATCCGGACTCATTAGATGACAAATCTTTGCAAGGTTTAGCTAGCCACATTACCGAACATCGTTGGCGCGAAGTCTTTTTGCTCACGCTAGGAATGTTACCAAATGCAGAGAGTCTCTTACTGTTAATGAAACAGCAGGTCGATACAATCTTAGCAGATGATGAAAAGCTACAGCGGTTCTTAATGTGGGTAAATCAAAAATCTTTGGTAGTTGATAAATGCTACGACCAAACCGCTGTTAGAGTTTTTTACCTTTGCCTTGAGTATGTTTATAATTTTAATATTTTTTCAGCCGATAATTTTATTGAATTAGCTGATTATTTTGGTGTTCAAAATTTTAATAATAATTATTATGGCACTGATGACAACCGTTTTATCGATCACAATTGCTACGAGTTACTTTTCTACGAAAATATTTCTAATTTCAGTCCCAATAGTGCCCTTGCTGATAGCATTGAATTCATTCTGGATGACGATATTGAACCTCAACTAAAACAATCGTTACGAGAACTTAGGGATGAGTTAGCCGATCCCAATCAAGATCAAGAAAAATTTCAAGAATGGTGGCAATCTAACCGTCAAACTTGGATTGATAAAGTAAGAAAAATAATGATTGAATATCGCAATATAGGCCATGATTGGCAGTTAAAACTTGAGGATTTTAAATTACTTGATCAGTATTACGATGCTAATCTCTTGCTAGTGAAATGCCTCAACAGCGATTGCGTTGTATCCCCTGAAGTACGACAGGAAATAGACGATACCTTACTATTACCCATCGCTGAAATAGAAAAACGCAAAAACCGCAGATAA
- a CDS encoding 3'(2'),5'-bisphosphate nucleotidase gives MSYEQEKQVAIEAAIAAAKLCERVRAAIPAAMEKSDKSPVTIADYGSQAVICKAISEAFPDDPVVGEEDAAQLREPAMAENLTKITNYVKELIADATSEQVLDWIDRGNGTVAPRYWTLDPIDGTKGFLRQDQYAVAIALVEAGDIKVGVLACPALSVEGGETGALFVAVRGEGAQMMPLAGGELRSIQVMSAGNVSNFCFVESVEAAHSDQSRQDAVAKAVGINAPSVRMDSQAKYGAVACGMATLYLRLPSPKTPDYRENIWDHAAGAIVVEEAGGRVTDMYGIPLNFSESTKMVNNQGVVVSNGAIHDAVLEVFREKMP, from the coding sequence ATGTCTTACGAACAAGAGAAACAAGTTGCCATTGAAGCTGCAATTGCGGCGGCGAAACTGTGTGAGCGAGTCCGCGCTGCAATCCCGGCAGCGATGGAAAAAAGCGACAAAAGCCCGGTGACAATTGCTGATTATGGCTCTCAGGCGGTGATTTGCAAGGCGATCTCAGAGGCGTTTCCCGATGATCCGGTGGTGGGTGAGGAGGATGCTGCCCAACTACGAGAGCCGGCGATGGCTGAGAATTTAACAAAAATAACAAATTATGTTAAAGAATTAATCGCGGATGCAACGTCAGAGCAGGTGCTGGACTGGATTGATCGGGGCAATGGCACGGTAGCGCCGCGTTATTGGACACTCGATCCGATTGATGGCACCAAAGGGTTTTTACGTCAAGATCAATATGCGGTAGCGATCGCCTTAGTGGAAGCCGGTGATATAAAAGTGGGGGTTTTGGCTTGCCCTGCGCTGTCGGTGGAAGGCGGTGAAACGGGGGCGTTATTTGTGGCAGTGCGCGGTGAGGGGGCGCAGATGATGCCACTTGCCGGCGGTGAATTGCGCTCAATTCAGGTGATGAGTGCCGGCAATGTCAGCAATTTCTGCTTTGTGGAAAGTGTGGAAGCAGCGCACAGCGATCAGTCGCGTCAGGATGCAGTGGCAAAGGCAGTGGGCATTAATGCGCCCTCTGTACGGATGGATTCTCAGGCGAAGTATGGCGCGGTAGCCTGTGGGATGGCGACACTTTACTTGCGGTTGCCGTCACCGAAGACGCCAGATTACCGGGAGAATATTTGGGATCACGCTGCCGGTGCAATTGTGGTGGAAGAAGCCGGTGGGCGTGTCACAGATATGTATGGCATTCCCCTAAATTTTTCTGAAAGCACAAAAATGGTGAATAACCAGGGTGTCGTTGTTAGTAATGGGGCGATTCACGATGCAGTATTAGAAGTATTTCGGGAGAAGATGCCGTAG
- a CDS encoding zinc metalloprotease HtpX, with amino-acid sequence MSSQSGLLNAGHDAFKQGRYPEAIQHLEEFCFNCNDLQSPDYFRAQMWLVQAYQHNGQHSQARAICNRLAISENPDVASWAQQALQSITGEPASAQTQPSMVEKAGRAGSTGLKLAMSGAGNLTLASGVTIFLLLGMVLVLALAVFFILSSETPTTGLIISVAFTLIFNLAVFFLSPWLMDLTQGWLYHTRWVSLAEIENQSPEAAAVIQRVCAEKQLKQPRLGIIDDENPTAFTYGSLPNTARVVVSQGLFTYLDDDEVATVYAHELGHVVHWDFAVMTLASTLVQIVYLIYIFARRMGRSGGEKMKDAFATAAMVAYVFYVAGTYLVLYLSRTREYFADHFAAEVTGNPNALSRALVKIAYGILEEGQRAQEPSRLMEGTRALGIYDHKAASSTGTAYRIASDPSKIGRVFLWDMFNPWGWWMELNSTHPLTGKRVRALSTYAEQLGIEIEFDMGHVIGEGRGLNKGRLYGSFVLDLLLYSAEVIGIFAGLVLGIFLMASMGNQMALACPLIGFGLGTLIKTLVMFPSYKQAPATDVLTLMSNPYASPLRGVPAKLEGELIGRGDAGYAFGSDLMLQDRTGLMYLRYASRFGPVGNFLFGMKRVKSLIGGQVGALGWFRRGVAPWMDLIQINSESGTVVNSYHRFWSFVMGAGAIILGVVVAVVLTGSV; translated from the coding sequence ATGTCATCTCAATCTGGATTGCTCAATGCGGGGCATGACGCCTTTAAACAAGGGCGCTACCCAGAAGCGATTCAACACCTCGAAGAATTTTGCTTCAATTGCAACGATCTTCAATCGCCAGACTATTTCCGGGCGCAGATGTGGCTGGTTCAAGCCTATCAGCACAATGGCCAGCACTCACAAGCGAGAGCCATCTGCAACCGGCTAGCGATTAGCGAGAATCCCGACGTGGCAAGCTGGGCACAGCAAGCCCTTCAATCTATCACCGGCGAGCCGGCAAGCGCTCAAACTCAACCGAGTATGGTTGAGAAAGCCGGTCGCGCAGGAAGTACCGGCCTAAAATTGGCCATGTCTGGAGCCGGTAATCTCACCCTCGCCTCTGGGGTGACGATATTTTTGCTGTTGGGTATGGTTTTGGTTTTAGCCTTAGCCGTCTTCTTCATCCTCAGCAGCGAAACGCCCACCACGGGTTTAATCATCTCAGTGGCGTTTACCCTGATTTTCAACCTCGCTGTTTTCTTCCTCTCGCCTTGGTTGATGGACTTAACCCAAGGCTGGCTGTATCACACGCGTTGGGTATCTCTGGCAGAGATTGAAAATCAAAGTCCCGAAGCTGCCGCTGTCATTCAGCGAGTTTGTGCCGAGAAACAACTGAAACAGCCCCGCTTGGGAATTATCGATGACGAAAATCCCACTGCATTTACTTACGGTTCCTTGCCAAATACAGCGCGGGTGGTGGTGAGTCAGGGGTTGTTTACCTACCTTGATGATGACGAAGTTGCAACGGTTTACGCCCACGAACTCGGCCACGTTGTTCACTGGGATTTTGCAGTGATGACGTTAGCTTCAACGTTGGTGCAGATCGTTTATCTGATATACATCTTTGCCCGACGCATGGGGCGCAGTGGTGGCGAAAAGATGAAAGATGCTTTCGCAACTGCGGCAATGGTGGCTTATGTGTTTTATGTTGCCGGCACGTATCTGGTGCTGTATTTGTCGCGCACACGGGAGTATTTTGCCGATCACTTTGCCGCTGAAGTCACCGGCAACCCGAACGCCTTGTCCCGTGCTTTGGTAAAAATTGCCTATGGCATTTTGGAAGAGGGGCAGCGGGCGCAAGAACCCAGCCGGTTGATGGAAGGCACGCGTGCTTTAGGCATTTATGACCACAAGGCGGCTTCTTCCACCGGCACCGCTTACCGAATTGCTTCCGATCCGAGCAAAATCGGTCGGGTGTTTCTGTGGGATATGTTTAACCCTTGGGGTTGGTGGATGGAGTTGAATTCAACTCATCCGTTGACAGGTAAACGAGTTCGTGCGTTAAGTACCTACGCGGAACAGTTGGGCATTGAGATTGAGTTTGACATGGGCCACGTCATCGGGGAAGGTCGCGGTTTGAATAAGGGCCGGCTCTACGGTAGTTTTGTGCTGGATCTGTTGCTCTACAGCGCGGAGGTGATTGGGATTTTCGCAGGGTTGGTACTCGGCATTTTCCTGATGGCTTCTATGGGAAATCAGATGGCGCTGGCTTGTCCGCTGATTGGCTTTGGGTTGGGAACTTTAATCAAGACGCTGGTGATGTTTCCTAGCTATAAGCAGGCACCGGCAACGGATGTTCTCACGCTGATGTCTAACCCCTATGCAAGTCCGTTGCGGGGTGTGCCGGCAAAGTTAGAGGGTGAGTTGATCGGACGCGGGGATGCCGGTTATGCGTTTGGATCGGATCTGATGTTACAAGATCGGACTGGGTTAATGTATTTGCGTTATGCGTCTCGTTTCGGGCCGGTTGGGAATTTCCTATTTGGCATGAAACGAGTTAAAAGCCTGATTGGGGGGCAAGTGGGTGCTTTGGGTTGGTTTCGTCGCGGCGTCGCACCGTGGATGGATTTGATACAGATAAATAGTGAAAGCGGCACGGTGGTGAATAGTTACCATCGTTTTTGGTCGTTTGTGATGGGTGCCGGTGCGATCATACTCGGTGTTGTCGTGGCAGTGGTTTTAACCGGCAGCGTTTAA
- a CDS encoding glutamate-5-semialdehyde dehydrogenase, with protein sequence MTTTPIASLPLTALAQQTRQAARQLAILPTEAKNQAIEAIALALEAAAGDILAANAADCEAAEVAGIAKALYSRLKLDETKLKGAIAGVRDVGKLPDPVGAVQIHRQLDEGLILKRITCPLGVLGVIFEARPDALIQITALAIKSGNGVILKGGQEAVRSCQALVKAIHQGLSTTAVNSDTVQLLTTREEIQALLKLDEYVDLIIPRGSNSFVKFVQDNTRIPVLGHADGICHLYVDKAADIQKAVTIAVDAKTHYPAACNAIETLLVHKEMAADFLPAVGEALQKQNVELRGDDSSREFINIVPATEVDWSTEYSDLILSIKVVDSLAEAIDHINTYGSKHTDAIATEDAAAAETFLNQVDAAGVFHNCSTRFADGFRYGFGAEVGISTQQMPPRGPVGLEGLITYKYKVAGDGHIAATYSGKDAKPFTHKDL encoded by the coding sequence ATGACCACCACTCCGATAGCTTCTCTTCCTCTGACTGCGCTTGCTCAGCAGACACGTCAAGCTGCACGCCAGCTGGCAATTCTCCCTACCGAAGCGAAAAACCAAGCGATTGAAGCGATTGCTCTGGCTTTAGAAGCGGCTGCCGGCGATATTTTGGCAGCAAATGCAGCAGATTGCGAAGCCGCAGAGGTTGCCGGTATTGCTAAAGCGCTTTACAGCCGGCTGAAATTGGACGAGACGAAGCTCAAAGGTGCGATCGCCGGTGTGCGAGATGTGGGTAAATTACCCGATCCTGTAGGTGCAGTTCAAATTCACCGGCAACTTGATGAAGGACTAATCCTCAAACGCATTACTTGTCCCTTGGGAGTGCTCGGTGTCATTTTTGAAGCGCGTCCCGACGCATTAATTCAAATTACCGCCTTAGCGATTAAATCTGGCAACGGTGTCATCCTCAAAGGTGGACAGGAAGCGGTGCGATCTTGTCAAGCTTTAGTCAAAGCAATTCATCAAGGTTTATCGACAACCGCTGTTAACTCAGATACGGTGCAATTACTGACAACGAGAGAAGAAATTCAAGCACTCCTGAAGTTAGATGAGTATGTAGATCTGATTATTCCCAGAGGGTCTAATTCTTTTGTGAAATTTGTACAGGATAATACTCGCATTCCGGTACTCGGTCATGCTGATGGAATTTGTCATCTTTATGTAGATAAAGCCGCAGATATTCAGAAGGCGGTAACAATTGCAGTGGATGCGAAAACTCATTATCCTGCTGCTTGTAATGCGATTGAAACTTTGTTAGTTCACAAAGAAATGGCTGCTGATTTTTTGCCGGCAGTTGGCGAGGCGTTGCAAAAACAGAATGTGGAATTACGGGGAGATGATAGCAGCCGCGAGTTTATCAATATTGTGCCGGCAACGGAAGTAGACTGGTCAACTGAATACAGCGATTTAATTTTATCCATTAAGGTTGTGGATTCTTTAGCAGAAGCAATTGACCACATCAATACTTATGGCTCAAAACACACGGATGCGATCGCCACTGAAGATGCAGCCGCCGCTGAGACATTTTTAAATCAAGTGGATGCTGCCGGCGTTTTTCACAACTGTTCCACACGCTTTGCCGATGGTTTCCGTTACGGTTTCGGTGCAGAAGTTGGAATTAGCACACAACAAATGCCGCCTCGCGGGCCGGTGGGTTTAGAAGGGTTAATCACGTATAAATATAAAGTTGCCGGTGACGGGCATATTGCGGCCACTTATTCAGGCAAAGATGCGAAACCTTTCACGCACAAAGATTTGTAG
- the folB gene encoding dihydroneopterin aldolase: MDSIQLTGIKCYGYTGYLPEEQVLGQWFEVDITLWVDLAIAGKSDHIEDTLDYRSVISTIQHLVKTSKFALIERLVDAIAEASLEPAQVQQVQVRLSKPAAPIPDFGGKITVEITRSK; encoded by the coding sequence ATGGATTCAATTCAACTCACCGGCATCAAATGTTATGGATACACCGGCTACCTGCCAGAGGAACAAGTTCTCGGTCAGTGGTTTGAAGTGGATATCACACTCTGGGTCGATTTAGCAATCGCCGGCAAAAGTGATCACATCGAAGATACCCTCGATTACCGCAGCGTAATTTCCACCATACAGCACTTAGTAAAAACCTCTAAATTTGCCTTAATTGAGCGATTGGTTGATGCGATCGCAGAGGCTAGTTTAGAACCGGCACAGGTGCAGCAAGTCCAAGTTCGGTTAAGCAAGCCGGCTGCTCCCATCCCCGACTTTGGCGGTAAAATTACCGTTGAAATTACAAGGTCAAAATAG